The following are encoded together in the Adhaeribacter arboris genome:
- a CDS encoding ABC transporter permease: MLKNYLLIAWRNMRRHRVFTFINLFGLAVGLTCCLLIALYIRQELSYDTYHKNADRIYRVTRNFSDPDGNVNLHLANVAPPFGPLLKNDFPDVEQVARTLQTNTLLALDREHSFNESEIFFAEPAFFKIFTVPVRQGSPDKALQEPYSIMLTEKMAKKYFPDKSPMGQVLRMNNQFNVKVTGVYESFPANSHMHPDFLVSFNTLEDSTIYGKQNLLTNWGNNSFNTYLLFPKDYPVANIEAQFPAFIDRHMTEESDGQVKPSSWTKLFLQKLTDIHLRSHLDSEIEPNGNITNVYLFSAVALFILLIACINFMNLSTARSSLRAKEIGLRKVMGATQPNLIRQFLSESLLFALLAVIIALVLTRLTLPILNRFLEEELRFTFGNGGVMILVMVGLALLVGLIAGSYPALFLSSFQPVKVLKGKLTVGRNSVSLRKTLVVLQFAISVVLLVCTAIVYKQLGFCRNMALGFDKEHIVTMDYTSELNDKFNAFRNEVLASGPVMQVGRSIGVPSDRLLNSMGTVRIQKEDSLAPSPISFQYLGIDEQFIDTYKIKLVAGRNFAPREYPTDDSMAFILNEAGVKMLGFTNPREALGRNVEYGNRKGKLVGVLQDFHFESMHEKIKPLIFIMSQGDGYNDLSFKIKGNQLQAGLAHIEKTWKQFLPHRPFEYTFLDEKFGRLYETEQRLGTLFTFFSAIAILIACLGLFGLASFAIEQRTKEIGIRKVLGASTTGIVSLLSKDFLKLVLLANILAWPIAWYGMHQWLQDFAYRTPISWWTFGLATVLAVIIALLTVSFHAIKAAGSNPANALRSE, translated from the coding sequence ATGCTCAAGAATTATTTGCTAATTGCCTGGCGTAACATGCGGCGGCACCGGGTATTTACTTTTATTAATTTATTTGGTCTGGCGGTAGGGCTTACCTGTTGCTTGCTCATTGCCTTGTATATCCGGCAGGAACTCAGCTACGATACCTATCATAAAAATGCCGACCGCATTTACCGGGTTACCCGTAATTTCTCCGACCCGGACGGAAACGTGAATTTACATTTAGCCAACGTAGCGCCGCCCTTCGGTCCTTTACTCAAAAACGATTTTCCGGATGTGGAGCAAGTAGCGCGTACCCTGCAAACCAACACTCTATTGGCCTTAGACAGAGAGCATTCGTTTAACGAAAGCGAAATTTTCTTTGCGGAGCCAGCATTTTTTAAAATATTTACCGTGCCGGTACGTCAGGGCAGCCCGGATAAAGCCTTGCAGGAGCCGTATTCCATAATGCTCACCGAAAAAATGGCCAAAAAGTACTTTCCGGATAAAAGCCCCATGGGCCAAGTGCTGCGCATGAACAACCAGTTTAACGTTAAGGTAACGGGCGTTTACGAATCTTTCCCGGCTAATTCCCACATGCATCCCGATTTTCTGGTATCGTTTAACACCCTGGAAGACAGTACCATTTACGGCAAACAAAACTTACTGACCAACTGGGGCAACAACTCTTTTAACACGTATTTACTTTTCCCGAAAGATTATCCGGTAGCGAATATAGAAGCGCAATTTCCGGCTTTCATCGACCGCCACATGACCGAAGAAAGCGATGGTCAGGTAAAGCCCTCGTCCTGGACCAAGCTGTTTCTTCAGAAACTTACCGACATTCACTTACGCTCGCACCTGGATTCAGAAATAGAGCCCAACGGCAATATTACCAACGTGTATTTATTTTCGGCGGTAGCGCTGTTTATCTTACTGATCGCCTGCATTAATTTCATGAATTTGTCTACGGCCCGCTCTTCGTTGCGCGCGAAAGAAATTGGTCTACGCAAAGTAATGGGAGCAACTCAGCCTAATTTAATCCGGCAGTTCTTGAGCGAATCTTTGCTGTTTGCTTTATTAGCCGTGATTATTGCCCTGGTTCTCACCCGGCTAACTTTACCCATTTTGAACAGATTTTTAGAGGAAGAGTTACGCTTTACCTTCGGGAATGGTGGCGTAATGATTTTAGTAATGGTTGGCTTGGCCTTGCTGGTGGGATTGATTGCGGGATCCTACCCCGCCCTGTTCTTATCTTCGTTTCAGCCGGTTAAAGTATTAAAAGGCAAACTTACCGTGGGGCGCAATTCGGTATCATTACGCAAAACGCTGGTGGTGCTGCAATTCGCTATTTCGGTGGTATTGTTAGTGTGTACTGCTATTGTGTATAAGCAATTAGGATTTTGCCGGAACATGGCTTTAGGGTTCGATAAAGAACACATTGTTACCATGGACTATACCAGCGAACTCAACGACAAGTTTAATGCTTTCCGGAACGAGGTGCTGGCCAGCGGCCCGGTTATGCAAGTGGGCCGGTCTATTGGTGTGCCATCCGATCGGTTATTAAATTCGATGGGTACCGTCCGGATTCAAAAAGAAGATTCGCTGGCTCCCTCGCCTATTTCTTTTCAGTATTTAGGTATAGATGAGCAGTTTATTGATACTTACAAAATAAAATTAGTAGCCGGCCGTAATTTTGCTCCCCGCGAATACCCTACCGACGATTCCATGGCCTTTATTCTGAACGAAGCCGGAGTAAAAATGCTGGGCTTTACGAATCCGCGGGAAGCGCTGGGTCGCAATGTAGAGTACGGTAACCGCAAAGGGAAACTGGTGGGCGTGCTGCAAGATTTTCATTTTGAGTCGATGCACGAGAAAATTAAACCGCTAATCTTTATTATGTCGCAAGGGGATGGCTACAACGATCTATCCTTTAAAATAAAAGGCAATCAATTGCAGGCAGGATTAGCCCATATCGAGAAAACCTGGAAGCAATTTTTACCGCACCGGCCATTTGAGTATACGTTTCTGGACGAAAAATTTGGCCGCTTGTACGAAACCGAACAACGACTGGGAACTTTGTTTACCTTTTTCTCCGCTATTGCTATCTTAATTGCCTGCTTGGGTTTGTTTGGCCTGGCCTCTTTCGCTATTGAGCAACGCACCAAAGAAATTGGTATTCGCAAAGTATTAGGCGCCTCCACTACCGGCATTGTCTCCCTGCTCTCGAAAGATTTTCTAAAACTGGTATTGCTCGCTAATATTCTGGCCTGGCCCATTGCTTGGTAT
- a CDS encoding pentapeptide repeat-containing protein — MKKLVFVLLIIIIVSGSGSVVAQTKVAAADIIAQINRGETVTYKNAEITGHLDLTQLANKKLKKFTNEDNDPTTKEYISTVTAPLTFSNCTFSGKVLAYFNPDQGIMYFNNSDKKNETYNTNFDKAVRFENCTFEQETTFKYSQFKEEVSFAGSQFKDEAFFKYTKFEQAPDFSKVKFTDGAVFKYVHFPAGTNFSQAVFTEDADFKYAKFPSKTNFERAQFNGLANFKYADFSDDVKLQGIAFNGAKDFKYTQMGDQRFREVFQRK, encoded by the coding sequence ATGAAAAAGTTAGTGTTTGTTCTCCTGATCATTATTATAGTTTCGGGCAGTGGCAGTGTAGTAGCCCAAACAAAAGTTGCCGCTGCCGACATTATCGCGCAGATAAACCGCGGTGAGACCGTAACGTACAAAAATGCCGAAATAACCGGCCATCTCGACCTAACTCAACTGGCGAATAAAAAGTTAAAAAAATTCACGAATGAGGACAATGACCCTACTACGAAGGAATACATCAGCACCGTTACCGCTCCGCTAACTTTCTCGAACTGTACCTTTAGCGGCAAAGTACTAGCCTACTTTAATCCGGACCAGGGCATTATGTACTTCAATAACAGCGACAAGAAAAACGAAACTTATAATACTAATTTCGATAAAGCAGTGCGTTTTGAGAACTGTACTTTTGAGCAGGAAACTACTTTTAAATACAGCCAGTTTAAAGAAGAAGTTTCTTTTGCCGGCAGCCAGTTTAAAGACGAAGCTTTCTTTAAATACACCAAATTTGAACAAGCCCCGGATTTTAGTAAAGTAAAGTTCACCGACGGCGCCGTTTTTAAATACGTTCATTTTCCGGCGGGCACCAATTTCAGCCAGGCTGTTTTTACCGAAGATGCCGATTTTAAATACGCAAAGTTCCCCAGCAAAACCAATTTTGAACGGGCACAATTTAACGGCTTGGCCAACTTTAAATACGCTGATTTTTCGGACGATGTAAAACTACAAGGAATCGCGTTTAACGGGGCCAAAGATTTTAAATACACCCAAATGGGTGACCAGAGATTCCGGGAAGTATTTCAGAGAAAATAA
- a CDS encoding ABC transporter permease, translating into MFYNYIVIAWRNLIRHKLYSLINLGGLAVGLAVCMLIMVYVAHERSFDRFHTQAERTFAVHEQLTMGGNKIQFPTMSFSTGPAVLQSEPAVTGFMRTHQPSKSVVIQKLAVTNATFIESNFLFADADFFRFFTFALKQGNPATVLQAPFSVVISQDMATKYFGNSNPVGKTLRIKTDSTFVYQITGVAANAPSNSSITFDFIASNASLKALPEAAELLKSPLVKGGLFRTYFRLKQPADTSRLQSTLRQLVQEDKFAEVQKFILTSLPDIHLKSNFGDFANSKYIKIFPLVAGLILLLALINYMSLTTARSTVRAKEIGVRKVFGAGRKIIMAQFYVESTLFTILAFGLAYGACYLITPWFLNKLQLQIDSSFLYSSTMLLLLVALFVFTIFLAGSYPSFILSAYNPVATLKGKMSKQTSAIRVRQIFTTAQFSISVGLMICGLVIDRQLYYFRHTDTGINRENVVMISITETFGSHYQRFKQEIAALPGVSQVATARYPLYKGYDMLVAKGKDQKEDILLPVLSVDKNFVPTLGVQWKIPPVSATALNQPQKIILNELALNKLGLPANPVGSFINMPGGGDYEVAGLVKNFVFGSLVHENQPLGLVIAPDTSNVWGAVGGCLFARINSRTNLPSTLEAMEKMYQQFDQKTPFTYTFLDDAFNAQYKAEDRLANIFSVFTGLTVLLACLGLFGLTTFTIAQRTKEIGIRKVLGATTLSIVTLISKNFLQLILVAIAVAAPFAWWFMRKWLQDFAHRIDISWWIFGLAGGAALLIALLTISFQAIKAALDNPVKALRNE; encoded by the coding sequence ATGTTTTACAACTATATTGTTATTGCGTGGCGCAACTTAATCCGGCACAAATTATACAGCCTCATTAACCTGGGCGGTCTGGCAGTAGGGCTGGCAGTTTGCATGTTGATTATGGTTTACGTGGCTCACGAGCGAAGCTTCGACCGGTTTCACACTCAGGCGGAGCGCACATTTGCTGTGCACGAACAATTAACCATGGGTGGCAACAAGATTCAGTTTCCTACCATGAGTTTTAGTACCGGACCCGCAGTACTGCAAAGCGAACCAGCTGTTACGGGTTTCATGCGGACGCACCAACCGAGTAAAAGCGTGGTTATTCAAAAGCTGGCGGTAACCAACGCTACTTTCATAGAAAGCAATTTCTTGTTTGCCGATGCTGATTTTTTCCGCTTCTTCACTTTTGCTTTAAAGCAAGGTAATCCGGCTACCGTTTTGCAGGCACCTTTTTCGGTGGTTATTTCTCAGGATATGGCGACCAAGTACTTTGGCAACAGTAATCCGGTTGGCAAAACATTACGCATTAAAACCGATAGTACTTTTGTGTATCAAATAACCGGAGTAGCCGCCAATGCACCTTCCAACTCCAGCATCACTTTCGATTTTATAGCTTCTAATGCCAGCCTAAAAGCCCTACCTGAAGCAGCTGAATTATTAAAATCACCCTTGGTAAAAGGGGGCCTATTCCGAACGTATTTCCGGTTAAAGCAACCAGCCGATACCAGCCGGTTACAAAGCACTCTTCGCCAACTAGTACAGGAAGACAAGTTCGCAGAAGTTCAAAAATTTATTCTTACCTCTCTGCCGGATATCCACCTGAAATCAAATTTCGGTGATTTTGCTAATTCTAAATACATAAAAATTTTTCCTTTAGTGGCGGGCTTAATTTTATTGCTGGCACTAATTAATTACATGAGTTTAACAACGGCACGTTCTACTGTCCGGGCCAAAGAAATTGGCGTCCGGAAAGTGTTTGGAGCCGGCCGCAAAATTATAATGGCTCAGTTTTACGTGGAGTCTACTTTGTTTACCATTCTGGCTTTTGGCCTGGCGTATGGCGCTTGTTACCTGATTACTCCCTGGTTTTTAAATAAATTGCAGTTGCAAATCGATTCATCGTTTTTGTACAGTTCCACCATGCTGCTGCTTTTAGTGGCCCTGTTCGTATTCACTATTTTCTTGGCGGGCAGTTATCCTTCATTTATTCTTTCGGCTTATAACCCTGTGGCTACTTTAAAAGGAAAAATGAGCAAACAAACCAGCGCCATTCGGGTACGCCAGATTTTTACCACAGCGCAATTTAGTATTTCGGTAGGTTTAATGATTTGCGGTCTGGTTATCGATCGGCAGTTATATTATTTCCGGCACACCGATACGGGAATAAACCGGGAAAATGTAGTAATGATTTCGATTACCGAAACTTTCGGCAGCCATTACCAACGGTTTAAACAAGAGATTGCCGCTTTGCCCGGGGTGTCGCAAGTAGCTACTGCCCGTTATCCTCTGTATAAGGGTTACGACATGCTGGTGGCCAAAGGAAAAGACCAAAAAGAAGATATTCTCTTACCTGTTCTGTCGGTTGATAAAAACTTTGTTCCGACTCTAGGAGTCCAGTGGAAAATTCCACCTGTTTCTGCTACGGCATTAAATCAGCCACAAAAAATAATATTAAATGAGTTAGCGCTAAATAAATTAGGTTTACCGGCTAATCCGGTGGGTAGCTTCATTAACATGCCGGGAGGAGGAGACTATGAAGTAGCTGGGTTAGTTAAAAATTTTGTCTTTGGTTCGCTGGTGCACGAAAATCAGCCTTTAGGTTTGGTAATTGCCCCTGATACTTCTAATGTCTGGGGAGCCGTTGGCGGCTGTTTATTCGCGCGTATTAATTCCCGTACCAATCTGCCCTCAACCCTGGAAGCAATGGAAAAAATGTATCAGCAATTCGACCAAAAAACACCATTTACTTATACTTTTCTGGACGATGCCTTTAATGCCCAGTATAAAGCCGAAGACCGACTAGCTAATATTTTCAGTGTATTTACGGGCCTTACCGTGCTGCTGGCCTGCCTGGGATTATTTGGATTAACTACGTTCACGATTGCTCAACGTACCAAAGAAATTGGCATCCGTAAAGTTTTAGGAGCTACCACCCTCAGCATTGTTACTCTTATTTCTAAAAATTTCCTGCAACTCATACTGGTGGCTATTGCAGTTGCGGCACCTTTTGCCTGGTGGTTCATGCGAAAATGGCTGCAGGATTTTGCGCACCGCATAGATATAAGTTGGTGGATTTTTGGGCTGGCAGGCGGAGCCGCCTTACTTATAGCCTTACTAACCATTAGTTTTCAAGCCATTAAAGCCGCTTTAGACAACCCGGTAAAAGCCTTACGAAACGAGTGA
- a CDS encoding ABC transporter permease, whose product MFRNYLRTAFRLFIRHKAFTAINVLGLSIGISASLIIFLIAHYEFSYDNFVPNSDRVYRVVMDAKFNGDEGHSAAVPAPLSQALQQEVSGLELVVPVMQFQGDATAKVSIQREGAAEPLILKKQAGIIFTNSPYFSMLPFQWLTGSPATALKNPFTVVLTESRARQYFPTEDLPDILGKEIKYQDDFTATVSGIVQDLNKTTSFEAVEFISFATIAQTHLQDNFMMQVWNDWMAYSQVYVKLAPNNKAVNVENQLVALLKKYNKDANKDKANTMRFQLQPLSDLHFNKDYSGFNQRVVPKSVLYGLFAVAGFLLLLACINFINLTTANAARRAKEIGIRKAMGSSRKQLIMQFLGETFVLTLLATIVSFCLAPALLKLFADFIPAGLQAQSLRQPAIFLFLFLLTVLVSFLSGLYPAFVLSGYQPIKVLKAQSFVSGNEIKQVWIRKALTVSQFAIAQIFVVATLIMSKQINYSLHTELGFNKEGIITFFLPRDTVTTHRQQLLNEINAIPAIELASTGFLAPIEEGPAFTNISYAPKPEIKDPVQIRWGDPNYIQVYKIKLLAGRNIQASDSIKEFLINATYAKLLGFKNPEEAIGKQLSYNDKKLPIVGVMQDFHEQSMRTSITPLVLAGNNGDVFHVRLKPNLSGTANWQQAISAIQKAYHQIYPDEDFEYRFVDEMVAHFYQTEQRTARLLSWATGLSVLISCLGLLGLVMYTINTRTKEIGIRKILGASVNSIAAMLSQDFLKLVILANILAWPLVWYGMHRWLQDFVYRIEISWGVFVLAGVAALLIALLTISFQAIKAAVANPVDALRNE is encoded by the coding sequence ATGTTCCGGAACTATTTAAGAACAGCCTTTAGATTATTTATCCGCCATAAGGCTTTTACCGCTATTAATGTACTCGGCTTATCTATTGGTATTAGCGCCTCATTAATTATTTTCTTGATTGCGCATTACGAGTTTAGTTACGATAATTTCGTACCTAATTCCGACCGGGTTTACCGCGTAGTAATGGATGCTAAATTTAACGGCGACGAAGGCCATAGCGCCGCCGTTCCGGCACCTTTGAGCCAGGCGCTGCAACAGGAGGTTTCCGGTCTGGAATTAGTTGTACCCGTAATGCAATTTCAGGGCGATGCCACGGCTAAAGTAAGTATCCAAAGAGAAGGTGCCGCCGAACCTTTAATTTTAAAAAAACAAGCCGGTATCATATTTACCAACTCTCCGTATTTTTCCATGCTGCCCTTTCAGTGGCTAACTGGTTCGCCGGCTACGGCGCTCAAAAACCCATTTACCGTAGTACTCACCGAAAGCCGGGCCAGGCAATATTTCCCTACGGAAGACCTGCCGGATATTCTGGGAAAAGAAATAAAATATCAGGATGATTTTACCGCCACTGTTTCGGGCATTGTGCAGGATTTAAATAAAACTACTTCCTTCGAGGCCGTAGAATTTATCTCATTTGCCACCATTGCCCAAACCCACTTGCAGGATAATTTTATGATGCAGGTCTGGAACGATTGGATGGCTTATTCACAAGTGTACGTAAAACTGGCTCCAAACAACAAGGCTGTCAACGTAGAAAACCAATTAGTTGCTCTTTTAAAAAAATATAATAAAGACGCCAATAAAGATAAAGCGAACACCATGCGCTTTCAGTTACAGCCTTTAAGCGATCTTCATTTTAATAAAGATTATTCTGGTTTTAATCAAAGAGTAGTACCTAAATCTGTTTTGTACGGCTTGTTCGCGGTGGCGGGCTTTTTGTTGTTGCTGGCTTGCATTAACTTTATTAATCTTACTACTGCTAATGCGGCGCGGCGCGCCAAAGAAATCGGCATCCGGAAAGCCATGGGCAGTTCCCGAAAGCAACTAATAATGCAATTTCTGGGAGAAACCTTTGTCTTAACCTTGCTAGCCACAATTGTATCTTTTTGCTTAGCCCCTGCCCTGCTAAAATTATTTGCCGATTTCATTCCGGCCGGGTTACAGGCCCAGTCGCTCCGGCAACCAGCTATATTTTTGTTTTTATTCCTGCTCACGGTACTGGTAAGCTTTCTATCGGGCTTATACCCCGCCTTCGTTTTATCCGGTTATCAACCTATTAAAGTTTTAAAAGCGCAATCCTTTGTTAGTGGTAACGAAATTAAACAAGTATGGATCCGGAAAGCCTTAACCGTTTCGCAGTTCGCTATTGCGCAGATTTTTGTGGTGGCTACTTTAATCATGAGCAAACAAATTAATTATTCTTTGCACACCGAATTAGGTTTCAACAAAGAGGGCATTATTACTTTCTTCCTGCCCCGCGATACCGTTACTACCCACCGGCAACAATTATTAAACGAAATAAACGCTATCCCCGCCATAGAATTAGCCAGTACCGGCTTTCTGGCCCCAATTGAGGAAGGTCCCGCTTTTACCAATATCTCCTATGCTCCCAAGCCCGAAATAAAAGACCCGGTGCAAATACGCTGGGGCGACCCGAACTACATTCAGGTGTATAAAATAAAACTACTAGCCGGCCGAAACATTCAGGCCAGCGATAGTATCAAAGAATTTCTGATTAATGCTACTTATGCTAAATTATTAGGCTTTAAAAACCCGGAAGAGGCAATTGGCAAACAACTCAGCTACAACGATAAGAAGTTACCCATTGTGGGCGTCATGCAGGATTTTCATGAGCAATCCATGCGTACTTCCATCACGCCGCTGGTATTAGCCGGTAATAATGGCGATGTATTTCATGTCCGGTTAAAACCAAACCTTTCCGGAACCGCTAACTGGCAACAGGCTATCAGCGCCATCCAAAAAGCTTACCACCAGATTTACCCCGACGAAGATTTTGAATACCGGTTTGTAGACGAAATGGTCGCCCATTTTTACCAAACGGAACAGCGTACGGCGCGGCTTTTAAGCTGGGCTACCGGCTTATCGGTACTTATTAGTTGCCTGGGGTTATTAGGTTTAGTGATGTACACCATTAATACCCGCACCAAAGAAATTGGAATCCGCAAAATATTGGGCGCTTCGGTGAACAGCATTGCGGCCATGCTCTCCCAGGATTTTCTGAAACTGGTAATATTGGCGAATATTCTGGCCTGGCCCCTTGTCTGGTACGGCATGCACCGCTGGCTGCAAGACTTTGTTTACCGCATTGAAATAAGCTGGGGGGTATTTGTGCTGGCCGGAGTAGCGGCGTTACTCATTGCTTTACTAACAATTAGCTTCCAAGCCATAAAAGCTGCCGTAGCTAACCCAGTAGATGCTTTGCGCAACGAGTAA
- a CDS encoding ABC transporter permease — translation MLLNYFKIACRNLLRNKAFSLLNIAGLSVGVAVAVLIFLIVRFELSFDTFHKKYDRIYRVVNEFTHEAGKDYQVGVPFPFVPAIKTDYPQLEKVTTVFEGYNSQITVLDEQGAIDKKFKEELGVIFTEPEFFQIFDYKWLAGDPRKVLAEPNVVALTRSTAEKYFGTWQKALGKFIKLDNKQLLQVNGILEDLPDNTDFPLRIAVSFPTIRRILDAGEFTNWGSIWSSTQCYLVLPKNQSSSQFNRSLGSFLKKHHPDDRNHIYKLQALSDLHFDTRYPPMTYRSISKGTILSLVLIGAFILVIACINFVNLATAQAIGRAKETGIRKVLGSNRGHLIVQFLGETFFIVLLAVFVAVLLVIAVLPLVRSISNLPEDFQLTFSLEVAGFLILLILLVTVLAGFYPALVLSGFQPVQALKSKMTLQTVGGISLRKALVVMQFSISQVLIIATLIAISQMDFVRNKDLGFNRDAILMVSVPQDSISQQKLQTLKNRFLALPAIRKVSFHSAAPSSSSNSQTNFRFGKATEDAKFPVSLIAGDADYFPAFQLQLVAGRTYFPSDTAREAVVNEKLLRQVGVKHAQDAIGQTIRINGKNVPVVGVVKDFHNASLRDPIAPITILASKSSYRQVALKIKPTDIAQTQRTVEQIWNETFPEYVYEANFLDERLAEFYEGETKLAALFKIFAGIAIFIGCLGLYGLVSFVAVQKTKEIGIRKVLGASLSNIVSLLSKDFLKLVLLANVFAWPLAWWVMQRWLQDFEYRIPIGWWMFAIAGFGALLIALVTISFQAIKAAVANPVVALRSE, via the coding sequence ATGCTGCTCAATTACTTCAAAATTGCTTGCCGGAATTTGCTGCGGAACAAAGCTTTTTCGCTGTTGAACATTGCCGGCTTGTCGGTAGGCGTGGCCGTTGCGGTGCTTATATTTTTGATTGTTCGCTTTGAATTGAGCTTTGATACATTTCATAAAAAATATGACCGGATTTACCGGGTAGTAAACGAGTTTACCCACGAGGCGGGTAAAGATTACCAGGTAGGCGTACCTTTCCCGTTTGTCCCGGCCATAAAAACCGATTATCCGCAGCTAGAGAAAGTAACGACGGTTTTTGAGGGTTATAACTCCCAAATTACCGTTTTAGATGAGCAAGGCGCCATTGATAAAAAGTTTAAGGAAGAACTTGGAGTAATTTTTACCGAGCCCGAGTTCTTTCAAATTTTTGATTATAAATGGCTCGCCGGAGATCCCCGGAAAGTTTTAGCCGAACCGAATGTAGTTGCTTTAACCCGCTCCACCGCCGAAAAATATTTTGGTACGTGGCAAAAGGCTTTGGGTAAGTTTATTAAGCTCGATAACAAACAACTTCTGCAAGTAAATGGCATTCTGGAGGATTTACCGGATAATACCGACTTTCCCTTAAGAATAGCTGTTTCTTTCCCAACCATCCGCCGCATTTTGGATGCCGGCGAATTTACCAATTGGGGTAGTATTTGGAGCAGTACGCAATGTTATTTGGTGCTGCCCAAAAATCAATCCTCGTCGCAGTTTAATCGTTCGTTAGGCTCTTTCTTAAAGAAACATCATCCCGACGACCGGAACCACATTTACAAATTACAAGCCTTATCCGACTTACACTTCGATACCCGCTACCCACCCATGACGTATCGTAGCATCAGCAAAGGTACCATTCTGTCGCTGGTGCTTATTGGGGCTTTTATTCTGGTTATTGCCTGCATTAATTTCGTGAATCTGGCTACGGCTCAGGCCATAGGCCGGGCCAAAGAAACCGGCATCCGGAAAGTATTGGGCAGTAACCGGGGCCATTTAATCGTTCAATTTCTCGGGGAAACTTTCTTTATTGTGTTACTGGCGGTATTTGTAGCCGTTTTACTGGTAATAGCGGTGCTGCCGTTGGTACGGTCCATTTCTAATCTTCCCGAAGATTTTCAGCTTACTTTTTCTCTGGAAGTAGCAGGTTTTCTGATTTTATTAATTCTGTTGGTTACGGTATTAGCGGGCTTTTATCCGGCATTAGTTTTATCTGGGTTCCAGCCGGTGCAGGCATTAAAAAGCAAAATGACCTTGCAAACTGTGGGTGGTATTTCGTTGCGCAAGGCTTTGGTAGTAATGCAGTTTTCTATTTCGCAGGTCCTTATTATTGCCACGCTTATTGCTATTTCGCAGATGGATTTTGTGCGGAACAAAGATTTAGGTTTTAACCGGGATGCCATACTGATGGTGAGCGTACCCCAGGATAGTATAAGCCAGCAAAAACTACAAACCCTTAAAAACCGTTTCTTGGCCTTACCCGCCATTCGGAAAGTAAGTTTCCATTCGGCAGCACCTTCTTCGAGTAGTAATTCTCAAACCAATTTCCGGTTTGGGAAGGCCACCGAGGATGCTAAGTTCCCGGTGAGCCTGATAGCTGGGGATGCAGATTATTTTCCGGCTTTTCAATTGCAGTTGGTGGCCGGCCGGACTTATTTTCCGAGCGATACGGCCCGGGAAGCGGTAGTGAATGAAAAGTTACTCCGCCAGGTAGGAGTAAAGCACGCCCAGGATGCTATTGGCCAGACTATCCGGATTAATGGTAAAAATGTTCCGGTAGTAGGTGTGGTAAAAGACTTTCATAATGCATCGCTGCGCGACCCGATTGCGCCCATTACCATTCTCGCCAGCAAAAGCAGTTATCGTCAGGTAGCTTTAAAAATCAAACCCACAGATATTGCCCAAACGCAGCGTACCGTGGAGCAAATATGGAACGAAACCTTCCCGGAGTACGTGTACGAAGCCAATTTTCTGGATGAGCGCCTGGCCGAGTTTTACGAAGGCGAAACCAAACTAGCTGCTTTGTTTAAAATATTTGCCGGTATCGCCATTTTTATCGGCTGTTTGGGCTTATACGGGTTGGTGTCGTTCGTGGCAGTGCAAAAAACCAAAGAAATCGGTATCCGCAAAGTACTGGGCGCTTCACTGTCCAATATTGTTTCGCTACTTTCCAAAGATTTCCTGAAGCTGGTTTTATTGGCCAATGTATTCGCCTGGCCGCTCGCCTGGTGGGTAATGCAGCGCTGGTTACAGGATTTTGAATACCGTATTCCGATTGGCTGGTGGATGTTTGCCATAGCCGGTTTTGGGGCTCTGTTGATTGCTTTGGTAACCATTAGCTTCCAGGCGATTAAAGCCGCCGTAGCCAACCCGGTTGTAGCGTTGCGGAGTGAGTGA